In Candidatus Omnitrophota bacterium, the following are encoded in one genomic region:
- a CDS encoding FAD/NAD(P)-binding protein — protein MNNPYCPVKGKIIDIKEETSNIKTFRLNLDKNISFKTGQFIELTVPGIGEAPFTPSSNPKIEDTMDVTIMKVGRVTEILHGLKPGDEIAVRGPYGMGYPLKEFEGKEILIVGGGVGLAPLRSLILALLNDRKKYKKLVVKYGSRTPKDIVYKDLLREWANNKDMELEITVDAGDETWKGNVGLITTLIKRDMGVDVKNSVAIVCGPPIMMKFSTFKLIDIGYEPRHIYLSMEKNMSCGIGKCGHCRIGPYYACKDGPVFTYDKISGLHGIWE, from the coding sequence ATGAATAATCCATATTGCCCGGTAAAAGGAAAAATAATAGATATTAAGGAAGAGACGTCCAATATAAAGACGTTCAGACTTAATCTGGATAAGAATATCTCTTTTAAGACAGGCCAGTTTATAGAATTGACCGTACCCGGAATAGGGGAGGCGCCTTTTACGCCGTCTTCAAACCCCAAAATAGAAGATACGATGGATGTTACCATAATGAAAGTCGGCAGAGTCACGGAAATACTGCACGGCCTTAAGCCGGGTGACGAAATAGCTGTGCGCGGGCCTTACGGAATGGGCTACCCGCTTAAGGAATTTGAGGGGAAAGAGATATTGATAGTAGGCGGGGGCGTGGGATTGGCTCCTTTGAGGAGCTTAATATTAGCGCTTTTAAATGACAGAAAGAAATATAAAAAGCTGGTCGTTAAATATGGATCACGTACGCCCAAAGACATCGTTTATAAGGACCTTCTGAGGGAATGGGCGAATAATAAGGATATGGAGCTTGAGATCACGGTGGATGCGGGCGACGAAACATGGAAGGGTAACGTCGGGCTCATTACAACATTGATCAAGAGGGATATGGGCGTAGATGTGAAAAACAGCGTTGCCATAGTCTGCGGCCCGCCTATAATGATGAAATTTTCGACATTCAAGTTAATAGATATAGGTTATGAGCCGCGCCATATCTATCTTTCGATGGAAAAGAATATGTCATGCGGTATCGGTAAATGCGGCCATTGCAGGATAGGGCCTTATTATGCCTGTAAAGACGGCCCGGTGTTTACATATGATAAAATCAGCGGCCTCCATGGCATATGGGAATAA
- a CDS encoding 4Fe-4S binding protein, producing MKKLLIDLDLYAENKDKDFGCSYFYHSGNKGVRSLLELVTYALICRKCELAACIEACPNEALGRNAEDKILERYNMRCTSCKSCMSACPFGTIYPEMMTYLASKCDLCLGRLTKDEMPLCVKDSPEGVLKYGEYSEDKENNIFLVAKNVLVKAEHWELDGIPKKAK from the coding sequence ATGAAAAAGCTACTAATAGACCTGGATTTATACGCGGAAAACAAAGATAAAGACTTCGGATGTAGCTATTTTTACCATTCCGGCAATAAGGGCGTACGCTCACTTCTCGAACTTGTGACCTACGCTCTTATATGCAGAAAATGTGAATTAGCCGCGTGCATAGAAGCATGTCCTAATGAAGCGCTTGGGAGAAATGCAGAGGACAAGATACTGGAGAGGTATAATATGAGGTGCACAAGCTGCAAGTCGTGCATGAGCGCCTGTCCCTTCGGAACAATATATCCTGAGATGATGACCTATTTGGCGTCGAAATGTGACCTTTGCCTCGGTAGACTTACGAAAGATGAGATGCCTCTCTGCGTTAAAGATTCGCCGGAAGGCGTCCTTAAATACGGCGAATATAGTGAAGACAAAGAGAATAATATATTTTTGGTTGCGAAGAACGTGCTCGTAAAAGCGGAACATTGGGAATTAGACGGTATCCCTAAAAAGGCAAAGTGA
- a CDS encoding NADH-quinone oxidoreductase subunit H has product MKIIEPLLQFVVFPGFLFTAVAGLIFSWIDRKVTARVQYRIGPPWYQPFMDILKLLGKETMIPAGASKRVFLTAPLIGLAGVTIVSTLLCLADFDPNLGFVGDLIVVFYMLTLPALAIILGGFSSANPLASLGSSREMKLVLSYELPFILALLVPIIKSGGLLTIGGILNYQIAHGAIFASASGFIAVVVAMLCIQAKLGLVPFDISEAETEIVGGSFIEYSGPPLAIFKLTKAMLLFTLPLFVVVVFMGGITLQAKEVAWGILKLIALLVVIVLIRNTNPRLRIDQALRFFWGPVTILAILGVVLALFGH; this is encoded by the coding sequence GTGAAAATAATAGAACCCTTATTACAATTTGTGGTATTTCCGGGCTTTCTATTTACAGCAGTCGCGGGGCTTATTTTCAGCTGGATCGACCGAAAAGTCACCGCGCGCGTACAGTACAGGATCGGCCCGCCATGGTACCAGCCTTTTATGGATATTTTGAAACTGCTCGGCAAAGAGACGATGATCCCTGCAGGCGCGTCAAAAAGAGTCTTTCTTACAGCGCCGCTTATAGGCCTGGCCGGGGTGACGATAGTATCGACCTTATTATGTTTAGCCGATTTTGATCCTAATCTCGGGTTTGTCGGAGATCTGATAGTGGTCTTTTATATGCTTACGTTGCCGGCGCTCGCCATAATACTGGGCGGTTTCAGCTCGGCAAATCCTTTAGCAAGTCTTGGATCATCAAGAGAGATGAAACTGGTACTTTCGTACGAGCTTCCTTTTATACTTGCGCTTCTTGTGCCCATAATAAAATCGGGCGGGCTTTTGACGATAGGCGGCATATTAAATTATCAGATAGCTCACGGCGCCATATTTGCAAGTGCCTCCGGATTTATCGCAGTAGTCGTTGCTATGCTCTGCATACAGGCAAAACTCGGCCTTGTACCGTTTGATATTTCTGAGGCAGAGACGGAGATCGTAGGCGGATCGTTCATAGAATATTCCGGGCCGCCGCTTGCTATATTTAAACTGACCAAAGCAATGCTTCTTTTTACGCTTCCTTTGTTTGTAGTTGTGGTATTCATGGGCGGAATCACGCTTCAGGCGAAAGAGGTGGCGTGGGGCATATTGAAATTGATAGCCCTGTTGGTAGTGATCGTATTAATACGCAATACCAATCCGAGGCTAAGGATAGACCAGGCGCTCCGTTTTTTCTGGGGGCCTGTTACAATTTTGGCTATTTTGGGTGTCGTTTTAGCGTTGTTCGGACATTAA
- the nuoB gene encoding NADH-quinone oxidoreductase subunit NuoB, giving the protein MDLKTKALTKSLWVFHMSTASCNNCDIEILDCLTPRHDVERFGIVLVGSIRHADVILATGIVNRNCRDIVKKMYEQAPKPCFVVAVGTCAAGRGIFHNSYIVNEAEPLDKIIPVHAYIPGCPPKPEAIIDGIVKLIDKVNKK; this is encoded by the coding sequence ATGGATTTAAAGACAAAGGCATTAACTAAATCATTATGGGTCTTTCATATGTCGACGGCGAGTTGCAATAACTGCGACATAGAGATACTCGACTGCCTTACGCCAAGGCATGACGTGGAGCGTTTCGGCATAGTACTTGTCGGCTCAATAAGGCACGCGGATGTTATCCTTGCTACAGGGATCGTCAATCGAAACTGCAGGGACATTGTAAAGAAGATGTACGAGCAAGCGCCGAAGCCATGCTTTGTGGTGGCTGTAGGTACTTGTGCAGCAGGAAGAGGCATATTTCACAATTCTTATATCGTAAATGAAGCAGAACCGCTCGATAAGATAATCCCCGTACATGCCTATATACCCGGCTGCCCCCCGAAACCCGAAGCGATCATTGACGGGATCGTAAAACTTATTGATAAGGTGAATAAAAAATGA
- a CDS encoding NADH-quinone oxidoreductase subunit C, with product MTREGVVKSLKSEFGEKIKKFYDKSSRRIYVDVAREDVIGMVRFIFKDLGARFNIATAVDNPDSIEMMYHFDFDRIGLIVTIRAYVPKDDCVIDSILPIMKGAEWIEREIHELFGLEFKGHPNMKPLLLPDDWPADKHPMRKKFKLSTESDTNNQCS from the coding sequence ATGACAAGAGAAGGCGTAGTCAAAAGTTTAAAATCTGAATTCGGCGAAAAGATAAAGAAATTTTATGATAAATCATCAAGGCGCATATATGTAGATGTAGCGCGGGAGGATGTTATCGGTATGGTGCGTTTTATATTTAAGGACCTGGGCGCGAGGTTCAATATAGCGACCGCAGTGGACAATCCGGATAGCATAGAGATGATGTACCATTTTGATTTCGACCGAATAGGGCTTATTGTTACAATAAGAGCTTATGTGCCGAAAGATGACTGTGTCATAGATTCTATACTACCTATAATGAAAGGCGCCGAATGGATAGAGAGGGAGATCCACGAACTTTTTGGTTTGGAATTTAAGGGCCATCCGAACATGAAACCGCTTTTACTTCCGGATGACTGGCCGGCCGACAAGCATCCCATGCGCAAAAAATTCAAGCTGAGTACCGAAAGCGACACAAACAACCAATGCAGTTGA
- a CDS encoding nickel-dependent hydrogenase large subunit has protein sequence MSHKVTIPIGPYHPLQEEPEFYKLIVDGEKVLDVDVRIGWNHRGIEKLSESKSFDQSAYLVERICGICSTSHPFAFVNAVEDIDDIHVPERALYIRTIIGELERIHSHLLWLGLAGHFLGYNTVFMWAWRYREPVLDMFEAISGNRNNYAMMKVGGVRRDIDNTEIPRYKKILNDEVLPAVEMFRGAVLDDPVLAARLKGVGILTREDAIDYSALGPTARASGYDVDIRRDEPYAAYGKVKWNVITRKEGDVFAKAVVRILELIESIKIVNQCLDDLPEGPIDENVKQVSPGDGIGHHEAPRGEVIHIVRCDGTNRPVRHKVRAPTFMNFPTFKKTIVGQTIADATIILAAIDPCYCCTERLTVVNKKDKMVYDAHNLIHMSQHRTWDMGKSLGLSDSELIKRMGKKIE, from the coding sequence ATGAGCCATAAAGTAACAATACCGATAGGGCCGTACCATCCGCTGCAGGAAGAGCCGGAGTTTTATAAGCTTATTGTGGACGGCGAAAAAGTTCTCGATGTTGATGTAAGAATCGGATGGAATCACCGCGGAATAGAGAAACTTTCCGAGTCAAAGAGCTTTGATCAATCCGCTTACCTTGTAGAAAGGATATGCGGTATATGCTCCACAAGCCATCCGTTTGCCTTTGTAAACGCCGTTGAAGACATAGACGATATCCATGTGCCTGAGAGGGCGCTGTACATAAGAACGATAATAGGCGAACTTGAAAGGATACATTCGCACTTACTCTGGCTGGGACTCGCGGGCCATTTCCTAGGATATAACACAGTTTTTATGTGGGCATGGAGGTACAGGGAACCGGTCCTTGATATGTTTGAGGCGATTTCCGGCAACAGAAATAACTACGCCATGATGAAAGTAGGCGGCGTAAGGCGCGACATTGATAATACTGAGATCCCTCGCTATAAGAAGATCCTTAACGACGAGGTGTTGCCGGCGGTCGAGATGTTTCGCGGCGCTGTCCTTGATGACCCTGTTTTAGCGGCGCGTCTCAAAGGCGTGGGCATCCTGACGCGCGAGGACGCGATAGACTATAGTGCCCTTGGGCCGACAGCGAGGGCATCGGGTTATGATGTAGACATAAGGCGCGATGAACCGTATGCCGCTTACGGCAAGGTAAAGTGGAACGTCATAACGCGAAAAGAGGGCGACGTATTCGCAAAGGCAGTTGTGAGGATTTTAGAACTTATAGAATCTATAAAGATCGTCAACCAGTGCCTGGATGACCTGCCGGAGGGGCCCATAGACGAAAATGTCAAGCAGGTCTCGCCGGGCGACGGCATCGGCCACCACGAAGCTCCTAGAGGAGAAGTTATCCATATAGTGCGGTGTGACGGCACAAACCGGCCCGTAAGGCACAAGGTCCGCGCCCCGACTTTTATGAATTTCCCGACATTCAAAAAGACGATTGTGGGCCAGACGATAGCCGATGCCACCATAATATTGGCAGCCATAGACCCGTGCTATTGCTGTACGGAAAGGTTGACCGTGGTGAATAAAAAAGATAAGATGGTATATGATGCGCACAATCTTATCCACATGTCTCAGCACAGGACCTGGGATATGGGCAAATCGCTCGGACTTTCTGATTCGGAATTAATAAAAAGAATGGGGAAGAAAATTGAATAG
- a CDS encoding DUF4040 domain-containing protein: MVIMYVLLAMMIIAAIAAIEMEDLISSVIAVGAVGLVLSIAFLVLKVPDLAITQLVVEILCLIILIRATLKRDLPFSASGRWFLNTFIAVAFVVIFLIFAYYSVKDLPTFGYPVMKVAKFYVDSALLKTGATNIVAAVILDFRAYDTLGEATILFTAVIGVMAVMRRIGRKKIGEKIEDENE, encoded by the coding sequence ATGGTAATAATGTACGTACTTTTGGCGATGATGATAATAGCGGCGATCGCGGCTATTGAAATGGAGGACCTTATATCTTCCGTAATAGCGGTAGGTGCCGTGGGGCTCGTGCTCTCTATAGCCTTTCTGGTTCTAAAGGTGCCCGATCTTGCCATAACGCAGCTCGTCGTCGAAATACTATGCCTCATTATACTCATAAGAGCGACCCTCAAAAGAGACCTGCCATTTTCCGCAAGCGGCAGGTGGTTTTTAAATACTTTTATCGCGGTAGCATTTGTAGTCATATTTTTGATATTCGCCTATTATTCCGTTAAAGACCTGCCTACTTTCGGATATCCTGTCATGAAAGTAGCCAAATTCTACGTCGATTCGGCGCTGTTAAAAACAGGCGCGACCAACATAGTAGCGGCGGTCATATTGGACTTCCGTGCCTATGATACATTGGGAGAGGCGACCATACTTTTTACCGCGGTCATAGGAGTCATGGCAGTCATGAGAAGGATAGGAAGAAAGAAGATAGGCGAAAAGATAGAGGACGAGAATGAATAA
- a CDS encoding sodium:proton antiporter — translation MALYLLCIALFTIGLYGILRKRNIIKIVISMMIAEYAINLMFVLVGYRYEGRSPILSPDQEILNMVDPLPQAIVLTAIVIGLAVTAMTVAIAIRIYEKYGTFDVTKINRLRG, via the coding sequence ATGGCCCTGTATCTTTTATGCATAGCCCTATTTACGATCGGCCTATACGGTATTCTCAGAAAAAGAAATATCATCAAAATCGTCATAAGCATGATGATAGCCGAATACGCGATAAATCTCATGTTTGTTTTAGTGGGCTACCGTTACGAAGGCCGCTCGCCCATACTTTCGCCGGACCAGGAAATATTGAACATGGTAGACCCGCTGCCTCAGGCCATCGTCTTGACCGCCATAGTCATAGGATTGGCGGTTACTGCCATGACTGTGGCAATAGCTATCAGAATATACGAAAAATACGGCACTTTTGACGTGACAAAGATAAATAGATTACGAGGTTGA